The genome window GGAGTTAATGCGATTACAGATTTCGTAGACTGCTATAACAACGTTCACGATAGTATAGCTGAGGTCGAACATGAGTACCCAGAGAAGTTCTCAAATGATAGTCCGATATTTCGGTTTGCTGATAGGCTACATTCTATTTGCATTCAAAAATATGAGATTGAAGCTGTGGAAGATCTCGTAAGTGCAGAGACCTTTCCCGAACACGATTTAAACGAAATTCTTCAAATTTTTAACACATCACAACGCTGCCAGCTGTTGACGAATATTGCTAAATATTTTCagcaatttgtttatcaatATTTTCACAAAATAGAAAGTACCCTCCAACTAAAATCTACGCTTTGTGTTACATTAAAAGCTTTTAGGCAGAATTGTGggacaaaaaatattaaagccatgtaagtttttattttttcatattttgttCACATTAAGATGTTTACGAAAATTTTAGATTCTTACCAAATGGAAAAGTCGTTGGAGTGACAGCTAAAAATGTCCATAAAGGCGAGGAATTAGTGCTATGCCCTGATTTTGCTAGGCTTCGTGATCAAAACAGAATATTGGATTTAGCACGAAGCGAATATTTTAGTTTTTCGACAAGTattgaaaacgaaaataaaaatgttagtaaTTTTATATCTTCTTAAACcgaataattatttttttttaattatctCGCATAGCCTGAGAAAATGCCTTCCCCAGAGTTTGTGCGACACAATAAAGCCTTCATCGCCGCTATTAAGGAGAACCTTTCAGCTTGGATAGAGTCTCGACTAGGTTTGACTTATCTTATACAAATTCTAATTATTGTCTTTTAATTTACTGTCCTATAATATTATAGATGCAAATCTGCAACTTCATTTGACCATCTTATACGGTACGTACAATAGTTTTCTCGCCTTGCATTGCGAAGAAAAGGACGAGACACGTTTTCTGGGAGTACTTAAGTTTTCGATGTTTCTAGCATTAAATGGtttgtataaatttaaaactatAATCGTTCTGGcttgaaaatgttttttttttcgtttaatACAGGCTTTTTACAACACTCTACCGATAATATTGTGCACTTCGTTGAGCAAACTGAAACGGATgatattcattttaaaaatatcgaAATTTATCGTCAAAGCCTTTGTGTAATCAGATGCATTATGGaacaatatattaatataatgtGAGTTGAGATGTGTAGTTGTACAACAGTATAAAGATGTGACAATGTTTTATCTTAACAGGGTGGATCGTCCAGAAGTCGACTCGGATTATCCCAAAATGGTTCTTGTAAGCTCTTCCTTTATTTTAAAAAGACTGCAGATTCACACGGAAGCTTTAATTGATGATGAAGAGGCTTCATCTTTATACATGGAATATTGTACGCATCATTATAAATGGAAGACAATctttaattcatttttgacTATGCCATCAGACCTTAAAAACTTTTTGGTAAAATAGAAGAAGTGAATTAACTATTTCCAATTATTTTAATGCGAATggagtttttgtttatatgtTATAAGCTTTATGTTTAATATAATCCTGTTAACTCTTGGATAAGGAAACAGAAAAACATTCCagttaattaatttgtgtttCAGACAGCCAAACTATTTTTATAAGCTTAGAATTTAACATATGTTACACGCATATCTATGTAAGAAGCGCTCTTCAgttattcaaaaaaaaaaaaaaaaaattaaaatgagtcAGAATTCATTACAGTTCTTCTTAATGGTTTATCTTTATGCGTTTTCATTCTTCATGATTACTGCAAAAATGGCACTACTGGTAATCTTTTTATATCAGCCACATTTAATAAGAACCATTGCCTTTTTTGTCCGAGCGGTAAACACGTTCCAGTCGacattatttgtttataaaattcGCCCACCGTTTGAGCTTCCGAATATTGGAAATTATGCTCGCATATTTCTGCACGTTCTTCAATCTGGTCAATCATACCAAGAATTTCGCGTTGTATTATCACGTCTCCAGAGCTCGAAGATCGTGCGGGTCAGCAACTGGCGGAGATCTATATATGGGCACCcagctgctggtgctgcaTTGTGCTTTGTGGTGTCGTCGGTGCTATGAGAGTGTTTTTGGTGGTTTTGAGTGTGCTGTCTGTGGCGGTGGCCACCAAGTGCCCGTATTCGTCAATGGAACCCTCCTTGTCCAGGTCCAAACGGAGTTCTTTTGACATTCGCCCAGGAGTCAGTGACGGAAGTTTGGATGCCTTGATTACAGAACTTATGCCCAAATACAATGGCAACAATGTTCACAATAGTTGGGCCGAGCCTTCTGCCTCCCAACAACCTTTAAGATGTGGAGTTCCGCCTCGCAACTGCTTGAATGATACTCGAAATCTGCACTACCGAACCTTGGATGGATCCTGCAACAATCTGTTGTATCCCGAGTTTGGAATTGCCGTTTCGCGTTATCGTAGGCTTTTGCCTCCTCGCCAAGTGGAACAGGCTCCGAATGCCCGTTTGATCTCCTTGTCGCTGTACGGCGAGCAGACTAGGAACGACAGGTTCCGCACCATGGCGGCCATGCAATTTGGCCAGTTTGTTGCCCACGACATCAGCCAATTGAGCACACAGGGCGCTCCTCAAGATTGCTGTGCCGAGCCGCGTCATCCTCGCTGTCTCCCAATCAACCTGCCCCGTGGTGGTCCCATCGCCTACCATACGGGCAAGACCTGTCTGCACTTTGCCCGCAGTGTGTCGGATGCGGATGCCATATGCCCAAAGGTTGAGGAACCCCAACCCGAGAAGCTAACGGTGGCAACTGCTTACCTGGATCTCTCCTCCATCTACGGCAACAATCCCTCCCAAAACAGAAAGGTCCGCCTGTTCAAGGGCGGACTTCTGAAGACCAGCTACACGAACGGACAACACTGGCTACCGGTGAGCCAGAATGAGAATGGCGAGTGCGGTGCCAAGAGTGAGTGCTACATCGTACCGGACACTCGGAATCGTTTCACGCCCACCATCGCCCTGCTGCAGACTCTGTTGGTCCGAGAGCACAATCGTCTGGCCGAAAATCTAGCGCTGATTAATCCCGATCATAGTGACGAGCGCATCTTCCAGGAGGCACGCAAGATCAACATTGCGCAGTTCCAGAAGATCACATACTATGACTGGCTTCCACTGTTCGTTGGTCGCACCTATACCTACTTGAACGGTCTGATTTATCCAGTGGAGCCCACCGAGTACGTCAACGACTACGACGAGACGGTTAATCCTGCTGCCTACGCGGAGTTTTCTGCTGCCGCCTTTAGATACGCCCACACTCAAATTCCCGGATGGTTCTCGTAAGTATTTGGCCTAATTCTTGATTGTATATGTGTTTACAATAATATAACGTTCACAGATTGGTTGCCCCCAATCGGAGATCTAATCAGACCATGCGCCTGAGTGACTACCTCGACCGAACAGAGACTATTCGTTTACTGGACACATCCGACAACTTCGATGCCCTGCTGAGAGGCTTGGCTACCCAGTTGCACAAGCGATCGGATGGGAACATTGATCGGGAGATCAAGCACTACTTCAACCGCAAGGAGTTCGAGGAGTACGGTTCGGATCTTAAGGCTATAGATATTCAGAGGGCACGAGACTTCGGATTGGCTTCCTACAATGATGTGCGAGAGTTTTGTGGTCTGCGACGAGCTGTCGATTGGGCTGATTTCGCTCATGAAATTCCCGGAGAGGTAGATTATTGAGATCAAGATTATTTTAGATCAAAGTACTAAATTTCCATTGGAGTAGAAAATATCGCTGTTGCGCCGACTGTACGCCACTCCGGATGACGTGGAACTTGGTGTAGGCGGTACCCTGGAGTACCATGTACCAGATGCTCTATTTGGACCAACTTTGTTGTGTGTGATTGGGAAACAGTTCCTCAACACGCGACGTGGCGATAGATTCTTCTTTGAGCGGGAGAACGAGGGAGGTTTTTCGCGCGGTAAGTAgaattataaaaatttaataagatAATATATGAAAATTATGTTTTTCACAGCTCAATTGGCCGAGATCCGGAAAGTGAGCCTGGCCAGCTTGTTCTGCAGCAATGCCAACTACCTGCATTTAATCCAG of Drosophila mauritiana strain mau12 chromosome 3R, ASM438214v1, whole genome shotgun sequence contains these proteins:
- the LOC117143477 gene encoding peroxidase is translated as MRVFLVVLSVLSVAVATKCPYSSMEPSLSRSKRSSFDIRPGVSDGSLDALITELMPKYNGNNVHNSWAEPSASQQPLRCGVPPRNCLNDTRNLHYRTLDGSCNNLLYPEFGIAVSRYRRLLPPRQVEQAPNARLISLSLYGEQTRNDRFRTMAAMQFGQFVAHDISQLSTQGAPQDCCAEPRHPRCLPINLPRGGPIAYHTGKTCLHFARSVSDADAICPKVEEPQPEKLTVATAYLDLSSIYGNNPSQNRKVRLFKGGLLKTSYTNGQHWLPVSQNENGECGAKSECYIVPDTRNRFTPTIALLQTLLVREHNRLAENLALINPDHSDERIFQEARKINIAQFQKITYYDWLPLFVGRTYTYLNGLIYPVEPTEYVNDYDETVNPAAYAEFSAAAFRYAHTQIPGWFSLVAPNRRSNQTMRLSDYLDRTETIRLLDTSDNFDALLRGLATQLHKRSDGNIDREIKHYFNRKEFEEYGSDLKAIDIQRARDFGLASYNDVREFCGLRRAVDWADFAHEIPGEKISLLRRLYATPDDVELGVGGTLEYHVPDALFGPTLLCVIGKQFLNTRRGDRFFFERENEGGFSRAQLAEIRKVSLASLFCSNANYLHLIQPNVFVFPNSHNLLLNCNFIPQIDLSKWQDLRPQLVH